One window from the genome of Gimesia aquarii encodes:
- a CDS encoding Gfo/Idh/MocA family protein has protein sequence MNDAQDSQTSRRGFLHSSASAAVGGALASQIGFPAIASGTGNTETLRIGLIGCGGRGSGAALNALKADNNVELSAMGDVFKDNLESSLNLLQKELPEKVKVPVNQRFVGFDAYQKVIDSDVDIVLLATPPGFRPLHLKAAVEGGKHVFIEITAAIDAPGVRSVLKSSELARAKGLTIVSGFCWRYNHSLQATAEQIRAGAIGEVRALYATYYRGALHHKYHGERTPEMTDMEWQLRDWYNYLWLSGDVTLLLSGAHSVDKMSWWLNDVMPTAAVALGSRAIPSEANTFDNGFVVYEYANGIRGFLGCRSQDGCYTSNGDYIIGTKGICKISRTPVIEGETNWRYRGVKNNMYQTEHDELIASIRAGKPINDGTRMARTTMMAILGRMAAYTGKRITWEQALNSQQKLVPDELDWDLKIDQPPLAVPGLTRFI, from the coding sequence ATGAATGATGCTCAAGATTCTCAAACCTCGCGTCGAGGATTCCTACATTCATCGGCTTCTGCTGCGGTAGGCGGGGCATTGGCTTCTCAGATTGGTTTTCCGGCTATCGCCTCTGGTACGGGGAATACAGAAACGCTACGGATCGGGCTGATTGGCTGTGGCGGACGTGGGTCTGGTGCAGCGTTAAATGCCTTGAAAGCCGACAACAATGTTGAACTCTCTGCTATGGGTGATGTGTTTAAAGACAATCTTGAATCGAGCTTGAACCTACTCCAAAAGGAACTCCCGGAAAAAGTGAAGGTGCCCGTAAATCAACGATTTGTCGGCTTTGATGCCTATCAGAAAGTGATTGACAGCGACGTCGATATTGTCTTGCTGGCCACGCCACCTGGTTTTCGACCTTTGCATCTTAAAGCTGCCGTTGAAGGTGGCAAACATGTGTTTATTGAAATCACTGCTGCAATCGACGCCCCCGGCGTTCGTTCTGTGCTGAAGTCGTCTGAGTTGGCCCGGGCAAAAGGCCTCACAATCGTCTCTGGATTTTGCTGGCGATATAATCATAGTCTTCAGGCAACAGCAGAACAAATTCGTGCAGGTGCTATCGGAGAAGTTCGCGCACTGTACGCCACCTATTATCGTGGTGCACTCCATCATAAATACCACGGAGAGCGTACACCTGAAATGACCGATATGGAATGGCAACTTCGCGACTGGTATAATTATCTCTGGCTTTCCGGCGATGTGACCCTCTTGCTCTCCGGCGCACATAGCGTCGATAAAATGTCCTGGTGGCTCAATGACGTCATGCCGACCGCGGCCGTTGCCCTCGGGAGCCGCGCGATTCCCTCTGAAGCAAACACGTTTGATAACGGCTTTGTTGTTTACGAGTATGCCAACGGTATTCGAGGATTTCTCGGCTGTCGATCACAAGACGGATGTTATACATCAAACGGAGACTACATCATTGGAACAAAGGGAATTTGCAAAATTTCCCGCACACCCGTAATTGAGGGAGAAACCAATTGGCGCTATCGTGGCGTGAAAAACAACATGTACCAAACTGAACACGATGAACTCATCGCCTCAATCCGTGCCGGCAAGCCGATCAATGATGGTACGAGAATGGCTCGCACAACAATGATGGCCATTTTAGGCAGGATGGCCGCCTACACAGGTAAAAGGATTACATGGGAGCAGGCTCTCAACTCACAGCAAAAGCTTGTACCTGACGAACTGGACTGGGATCTGAAAATCGACCAACCTCCGTTAGCTGTACCGGGGTTGACACGGTTTATTTAA
- a CDS encoding shikimate kinase translates to MVQNDNPSVRGVVLIGMPGSGKSTVGKLLSEQTGFPFLDTDELIESGESQRLIEIISEHSAEGFRKIESAYVQSIQSAGSIISTGGSVCYSNEAMQHLRSLGTIVWLDVSPEVLEQRISDAFDRGVLIEPGTSLAELYKSRYALYEKYAQIKIDASQLTPQEVVSQICQQLAF, encoded by the coding sequence GCCCGGGTCTGGAAAATCGACAGTCGGTAAACTACTGTCTGAACAGACAGGCTTTCCATTCCTTGATACGGATGAATTGATAGAGTCCGGCGAGTCTCAAAGACTTATAGAGATTATCTCCGAGCATTCTGCAGAGGGGTTTCGCAAAATTGAGTCTGCATACGTTCAATCCATTCAATCGGCAGGATCGATCATTTCTACAGGAGGGAGTGTCTGTTATAGTAATGAAGCCATGCAACATCTTCGTTCTCTTGGTACGATAGTATGGCTGGATGTGTCTCCTGAAGTGCTGGAACAACGTATTTCAGATGCCTTTGACCGGGGTGTGTTGATAGAGCCAGGAACGAGCCTGGCAGAACTGTACAAGAGCCGATATGCACTTTATGAAAAGTACGCACAAATAAAAATAGATGCCTCCCAACTAACTCCACAGGAAGTGGTCTCCCAAATCTGTCAGCAACTGGCTTTCTAA
- a CDS encoding 3-deoxy-7-phosphoheptulonate synthase → MLPIQNVNVHDSIRLVAPKELKETYKRTDKVTQTVSESREKIKRILSGEDQRLIVVVGPCSIHDPQAAVDYAKRLKELSSKVDDCMFLIMRVYFEKPRTTVGWKGLINDPHLDGTFDVSSGLKIARQLLLQIGEIGLPTATEMLEPITPQYIADAISIASIGARTTESPTHRQMASGLSMPVGYKNGTDGSLDVALNAMLAAQSPHSFLGIDADGQTCVINTKGNPWGHLILRGGRSGPNYQREHLKAAADRLRSAGLSPHFLVDCSHANSNKDYRNQGIVWNDVIDQRVAGNETIIGLMLESNLHAGNQKLTDDLSQLQYGVSITDECIDWEETENLILTAHEKLA, encoded by the coding sequence ATGCTACCCATACAAAACGTCAACGTTCATGATTCGATCCGTCTGGTTGCTCCTAAGGAACTCAAAGAGACTTACAAGCGTACGGATAAAGTGACCCAGACAGTCAGTGAGTCCCGTGAAAAAATTAAACGCATCCTTTCCGGAGAAGACCAGCGACTGATCGTCGTGGTCGGTCCCTGCTCAATTCATGATCCCCAGGCAGCTGTCGACTATGCCAAACGTTTGAAAGAACTCTCTTCAAAAGTTGACGACTGCATGTTTTTGATCATGCGGGTTTATTTCGAAAAACCACGCACCACTGTCGGTTGGAAAGGCCTCATTAATGACCCACATCTGGATGGGACCTTTGATGTTTCCTCTGGTTTAAAGATTGCCCGTCAGTTATTACTCCAAATCGGTGAAATCGGACTTCCTACGGCAACGGAAATGTTGGAACCGATTACACCTCAATATATTGCGGATGCCATTTCGATCGCATCTATTGGTGCACGTACTACAGAATCGCCGACACACCGTCAGATGGCCAGCGGATTATCAATGCCCGTCGGTTATAAGAATGGTACCGACGGCAGTCTGGATGTCGCATTAAATGCCATGCTTGCAGCACAAAGCCCACATAGCTTTCTGGGTATTGATGCAGATGGACAGACCTGTGTTATAAATACCAAAGGAAATCCTTGGGGGCATCTGATTTTACGTGGTGGACGCTCTGGGCCAAATTACCAACGGGAACATTTGAAGGCTGCCGCCGATCGACTCAGATCGGCAGGGCTTTCTCCTCACTTTTTGGTCGATTGTAGCCATGCCAATTCCAACAAGGATTATCGTAATCAGGGCATTGTATGGAATGATGTGATTGACCAGCGCGTCGCCGGTAACGAAACAATTATCGGTTTAATGCTGGAAAGCAACCTGCATGCTGGTAACCAAAAACTGACAGACGATCTGTCACAGCTACAGTATGGTGTTTCCATCACTGATGAGTGTATCGACTGGGAAGAAACCGAAAACTTGATTCTGACTGCCCACGAAAAATTGGCTTAG